From Streptomyces sp. NBC_00775, one genomic window encodes:
- a CDS encoding FAD-dependent monooxygenase encodes MDADVIVVGAGPAGLMLAGELRLAGVDTIVVERLPERTGESRGLGFTARTMEVFDQRGLLSRFGDITTSNVGHFGGLPVDFAVLEGAHQAAKSVPQSQTEAVLEAWVKELGADLRRGHEVVELTNGPDAVEVEVKGPDGRQTLRARYLVGCDGGRSLVRKTAGFDFPGTAATLEMFLADVKGLEIEPSMIGTTYPGGMVMVGPLPGGVTRLILCERGIPPKRRTSPPGYDEVAEGWKRVTGQDISHGEAVWVSSFGDATRQATEYRRGRVFLAGDAAHIHLPAGGQGMNTSIQDAVNLGWKLAAVIRGKAPEALLDTYHDERHPVGKRLLMNTQAQGLLFLSGSEVQPLRDVLNELIKYDDVSKHLAAMVSGLEIGYDVGGGRHPLLGRRMPHLELVGDGFKTSSTELLHGGRGVLLDLADNAALRRRSAGWADRVDTVTAEPHAVADTSALAGTSAVLIRPDGYIAWAAPGSHGDLPMALDRWFGPAR; translated from the coding sequence ATGGACGCTGATGTCATCGTCGTGGGAGCCGGCCCGGCCGGCCTGATGCTCGCCGGTGAGCTGCGGCTCGCCGGGGTCGACACCATCGTCGTCGAACGCCTCCCGGAACGCACCGGCGAGTCACGCGGGCTGGGCTTCACCGCCCGCACGATGGAGGTCTTCGACCAGCGGGGGCTGCTGTCGCGGTTCGGCGACATCACCACCAGCAACGTGGGCCACTTCGGCGGGCTGCCGGTCGACTTCGCCGTCCTTGAGGGCGCGCACCAGGCGGCCAAGAGCGTGCCCCAGTCGCAGACCGAGGCCGTACTCGAAGCCTGGGTGAAGGAGCTCGGCGCGGATCTGCGCCGTGGCCACGAGGTCGTCGAGCTCACCAACGGCCCGGACGCCGTGGAGGTCGAGGTCAAGGGCCCCGACGGCAGGCAGACGCTGCGCGCCCGCTACCTCGTCGGCTGCGACGGCGGCCGCAGCCTGGTCCGCAAGACGGCGGGCTTCGACTTCCCCGGCACCGCGGCGACCCTGGAGATGTTCCTCGCCGACGTCAAGGGTCTCGAAATCGAACCGTCCATGATCGGGACGACGTACCCCGGCGGCATGGTCATGGTCGGCCCGCTGCCGGGTGGCGTCACCCGGCTGATCCTGTGCGAGCGGGGCATCCCGCCGAAGCGCCGTACCAGCCCGCCCGGTTACGACGAGGTGGCCGAGGGCTGGAAGCGGGTCACCGGTCAGGACATCTCGCACGGCGAGGCGGTCTGGGTGAGCTCCTTCGGGGACGCCACCCGGCAGGCCACCGAGTACCGCCGCGGCCGGGTGTTCCTCGCCGGGGACGCCGCGCACATCCATCTGCCCGCCGGCGGCCAGGGGATGAACACCAGCATCCAGGACGCGGTCAACCTCGGCTGGAAGCTCGCCGCGGTGATCCGCGGCAAGGCCCCCGAGGCCCTGCTGGACACCTACCACGACGAGCGCCACCCGGTCGGCAAGCGGCTGCTGATGAACACCCAGGCCCAGGGCCTGCTGTTCCTCAGCGGCTCCGAGGTGCAGCCGCTGCGCGACGTACTGAACGAGCTGATCAAGTACGACGACGTCAGCAAGCACCTCGCCGCGATGGTCAGCGGTCTGGAGATCGGCTACGACGTCGGCGGCGGCCGGCATCCGCTGCTCGGCCGCCGGATGCCGCACCTGGAGCTGGTCGGCGACGGCTTCAAGACCAGCAGCACCGAGCTGCTGCACGGCGGCCGCGGCGTCCTGCTCGACCTGGCGGACAACGCGGCGCTCAGGCGCCGGTCGGCCGGCTGGGCCGACCGGGTCGACACGGTGACCGCCGAGCCGCACGCCGTCGCCGACACCAGCGCGCTGGCCGGCACGTCGGCCGTCCTGATCCGCCCCGACGGCTACATCGCCTGGGCGGCACCCGGCAGCCACGGCGACCTGCCGATGGCGCTGGACCGCTGGTTCGGCCCCGCACGCTGA
- a CDS encoding aromatase/cyclase has product MPQPDLREVEHEITVSAPAATVYRLIADVDNWPRIYPRTVYAEQVPEAGGQELVRIWATTETSFEHWTALRTLDPEHLRITFRPTGFGPPLASMDGGWVIEPLSPAESRVRLLHAFSVVDNDPGELKRIDSAVDRNSRTELADLKKSVEEAYLAEEFTFSFEDTARIAGSAEDVYDFVNEAQLWAERLPHVTEVRLDEDKPGLQTLETVTRAPDGSTQLTRSHRVCLPHRAIAYRQVTLPALLSLHTGSWTFEETATGVAASARHTVVLNTANITAILGPDATVTDARAYVRDALGGAGRAVLAHAKRYAERGR; this is encoded by the coding sequence ATGCCGCAGCCCGACCTGCGCGAGGTCGAGCACGAGATCACCGTCTCGGCTCCCGCCGCCACCGTGTACCGCCTCATCGCCGACGTGGACAACTGGCCGCGGATCTACCCACGGACCGTCTACGCCGAGCAGGTCCCGGAGGCCGGCGGGCAGGAACTCGTCCGCATCTGGGCCACCACCGAGACGTCGTTCGAACACTGGACGGCGCTGCGCACCCTCGACCCGGAGCACCTGCGGATCACCTTCCGGCCCACCGGGTTCGGCCCGCCCCTCGCGTCGATGGACGGCGGCTGGGTCATCGAGCCGCTGTCCCCGGCCGAGTCGAGGGTCCGGCTGCTGCACGCGTTCAGTGTCGTCGACAACGACCCCGGGGAACTGAAACGGATCGACAGCGCCGTCGACCGCAACTCCCGTACCGAACTCGCCGATCTGAAAAAGAGCGTCGAAGAGGCTTACCTGGCTGAGGAGTTCACCTTCTCGTTCGAGGACACCGCGCGGATCGCGGGTTCGGCCGAGGACGTCTACGACTTCGTCAACGAGGCCCAGCTGTGGGCCGAGCGCCTGCCGCATGTCACGGAGGTGCGGCTCGACGAGGACAAGCCCGGCTTGCAGACGCTGGAGACGGTGACCCGGGCCCCGGACGGTTCGACCCAGCTCACCCGGTCCCACCGGGTCTGCCTCCCGCACCGCGCGATCGCCTACCGGCAGGTCACCCTGCCCGCGCTGCTGAGCCTGCACACCGGCTCCTGGACGTTCGAGGAGACCGCCACGGGTGTGGCCGCGTCCGCCCGGCACACCGTCGTGCTGAACACCGCGAACATCACCGCGATCCTCGGCCCGGACGCGACCGTCACCGATGCCCGCGCGTACGTCCGCGACGCGCTCGGCGGCGCCGGCCGGGCCGTGCTCGCCCACGCCAAGCGGTACGCCGAACGCGGGCGATGA